In Arcobacter ellisii, a genomic segment contains:
- a CDS encoding aspartate aminotransferase family protein produces the protein MSEQLEQMDKEYVLHTYARNYVNFKKGINATLFDENDKDYIDFTSGIAVCSVGHGNKRVADKIYEQISNITHISNLYCIEPQAKLAKRLKELSGYDIRTFFSNSGAEANEGAIKIARKYGETKFENKRYKVITLEHSFHGRTITTVKATGQSSMHTPNFAPYPDGFSYHNKIDDIYNSIDNETVAVMIELVQGEGGVQPFDKKEIQELAKFLKENDILLIIDEVQTGVFRTGEFLASNLYEIEPDIVTLAKGLGGGVPIGAIMTTHKDIFSPGDHGSTFGGNYLVTAAALEVLDILEEVKDSGVLDETIIYFNAKLNEIYEKNREIFTDNVGLGLMRGLRVKDADTLALVIKTAFEYGVLVLKAGKNTLRLLPALTISKEEINEGFKRLENALDKIKQG, from the coding sequence ATGAGCGAACAATTAGAACAAATGGATAAAGAGTATGTACTTCATACTTATGCTAGAAATTATGTTAATTTCAAAAAAGGTATAAATGCAACTTTATTTGATGAAAATGATAAAGATTATATTGATTTTACATCAGGAATTGCAGTTTGTAGTGTGGGACATGGTAATAAAAGAGTTGCAGATAAAATTTATGAACAAATTTCAAATATAACTCATATTTCAAATTTATATTGTATTGAACCACAAGCAAAACTTGCTAAAAGATTAAAAGAGTTAAGTGGTTATGATATTAGAACATTTTTCTCAAATAGTGGTGCAGAAGCAAATGAAGGTGCTATTAAAATTGCTAGAAAATATGGTGAAACAAAATTTGAAAATAAAAGATATAAAGTTATCACACTAGAGCACTCTTTTCATGGAAGAACAATAACTACAGTAAAAGCAACTGGACAAAGCTCTATGCATACTCCAAATTTTGCTCCATATCCAGATGGTTTTTCGTATCATAATAAAATAGATGATATTTATAATTCAATTGATAATGAAACAGTTGCAGTTATGATTGAACTTGTTCAAGGGGAAGGTGGAGTTCAACCATTTGATAAAAAAGAGATTCAAGAGTTAGCAAAATTCTTAAAAGAAAATGATATTTTACTAATTATTGATGAAGTTCAAACAGGTGTATTTAGAACTGGTGAATTTTTAGCATCAAATCTTTATGAAATTGAACCAGATATAGTAACACTAGCTAAAGGTTTAGGTGGTGGTGTTCCAATTGGTGCTATTATGACTACTCATAAAGATATTTTTAGCCCAGGTGACCATGGTTCTACTTTTGGTGGAAACTATTTAGTTACAGCTGCTGCACTTGAAGTTTTAGATATCTTAGAGGAAGTAAAAGATAGTGGCGTTTTAGATGAAACTATTATCTATTTTAATGCTAAATTAAATGAAATTTACGAAAAAAATAGAGAAATTTTCACAGATAATGTAGGACTTGGATTAATGAGAGGATTAAGAGTAAAAGATGCTGATACTTTAGCGCTTGTAATTAAAACTGCGTTTGAATATGGTGTTTTAGTTTTAAAAGCTGGTAAAAATACTTTAAGACTTCTTCCTGCCCTTACAATTTCTAAAGAAGAGATAAATGAAGGTTTCAAAAGGTTAGAAAATGCACTTGATAAAATCAAGCAAGGTTAA